The following coding sequences are from one bacterium window:
- a CDS encoding sigma 54-interacting transcriptional regulator, translated as MAIKNAGDVDSPRFVKSKIFLNHTLKLINAPLVVKERLELLARIIAEYMNVDEVSIFLKDPVSDTLVLRVTLSLDPIAVDNDRIPIGMGVTGTVAKTRKYIASRNILKDPRNFTSIYAQDDKYPSILSFPILWEDELVGVVNLRCQKERDFTEAEAEELNYFTASIAGSIQNAQAYEQLEYKAKLLQLSNKIASAVSSTLDLDVILEEFAWEVAQGFAINGVLIMLMNDKGEVTKTSHYGLKTSFINEFPLDTARSCMLSGEPKIHHIDVDKLYGTKKNYDPWNICLPLISRDKNLGVISLFDIDKKHENPDGLFLSIGVDVLLHIAGLASLAIENAMIHSELKRLADEDKKKLDVIGTIYSRISAIFDAISNGIVAVDQTGIIKDFNNVARKSLNLSDTDKGAKNIDAITSYKPSLSSIISSGKEIDNRVVTFLTPNDKFAAVVNIRSFNDSSGEQRGSVISFRPMEETVKLLSRFTSQRPRFTFDDIIGQSTTLAETVRLAKLAAQSASNILIVGESGTGKELFSQSIHNSSPVADGPFIAVNCAAIPKELIESELFGYAEGAFTGARKGGYIGKFEQATGGTILLDEIGDMPLDLQVKLLRVLQEKVIQRVGSEHVIPISTRVISATNKDLQKAIRDGDFREELYWRLNVITIEIPPLRDRKIDIPEFVKVFIEKFSKSSGKTITDIDHGALQKLMDYSWSGNIRELENTIEHAVLMTQSTIITWADLPTSLRDRYNDEKSGPAAAENIEQARKERDESSRKLYLEAILQASGDVEKAAEKIGMSRATLYRRMKKYGLTDELSKLRHSINYDTQS; from the coding sequence ATGGCGATAAAAAACGCAGGGGATGTGGACAGCCCCCGGTTCGTGAAATCGAAAATTTTCCTGAACCATACATTGAAGCTTATCAATGCCCCTCTTGTCGTCAAGGAACGGCTGGAACTGCTCGCCAGAATCATTGCCGAGTACATGAATGTCGACGAGGTTTCGATATTCCTGAAGGACCCGGTCTCGGATACTCTGGTGCTTCGTGTCACCCTCAGTCTCGATCCCATCGCCGTCGACAATGACCGCATACCCATCGGTATGGGTGTCACGGGGACTGTTGCAAAAACGCGAAAATATATCGCTTCCCGCAATATTCTGAAAGACCCGCGGAATTTTACCTCCATATATGCCCAGGATGACAAATACCCTTCTATACTCTCGTTTCCCATCCTCTGGGAAGATGAGCTGGTCGGCGTTGTAAACCTGCGCTGCCAGAAAGAAAGAGATTTTACCGAAGCCGAAGCGGAAGAGCTCAATTATTTTACCGCGAGCATTGCCGGTTCGATTCAAAACGCCCAGGCATACGAACAGCTCGAATATAAGGCGAAACTCCTCCAGCTCTCGAATAAAATCGCGAGCGCCGTGTCCTCTACCCTCGACCTCGATGTGATACTCGAGGAATTTGCATGGGAAGTCGCCCAGGGATTCGCCATCAACGGTGTGCTCATAATGCTCATGAATGACAAAGGGGAAGTGACGAAAACATCGCACTACGGCCTGAAAACGAGCTTCATCAATGAATTTCCCCTCGATACGGCGCGGAGCTGCATGCTTTCGGGCGAGCCCAAGATTCACCATATCGATGTGGACAAGCTCTATGGCACCAAGAAGAATTATGATCCGTGGAATATCTGCCTTCCCCTCATCAGCCGTGATAAAAATCTCGGTGTCATAAGCCTTTTCGATATCGATAAAAAACACGAGAATCCCGACGGGCTTTTCCTTTCGATCGGGGTGGACGTTCTCCTCCATATCGCCGGACTTGCATCTCTCGCAATCGAAAATGCCATGATTCATTCCGAGCTGAAGCGGCTGGCCGATGAAGACAAGAAAAAACTCGATGTCATCGGGACTATCTACTCACGTATTTCAGCGATATTCGACGCTATTTCAAACGGAATCGTCGCAGTGGACCAGACCGGTATCATCAAGGATTTCAACAATGTCGCGCGGAAATCACTGAATCTGTCCGACACGGACAAGGGCGCCAAGAATATCGATGCGATAACATCCTATAAGCCTTCGCTCTCGTCCATAATTTCGAGCGGGAAGGAAATCGACAACCGTGTCGTGACATTCCTCACGCCGAACGACAAATTCGCCGCAGTCGTCAATATACGGTCCTTCAACGACTCATCGGGGGAACAGCGCGGGAGCGTCATCTCCTTCAGGCCCATGGAGGAAACGGTCAAGCTGCTGTCGCGGTTCACATCGCAGCGTCCGCGCTTCACGTTCGACGATATCATCGGACAATCTACAACCCTCGCCGAAACCGTACGGCTCGCCAAGCTCGCAGCCCAGAGCGCATCGAACATCCTTATTGTCGGAGAAAGCGGCACGGGGAAGGAGCTTTTCAGCCAGTCTATTCACAATTCCTCGCCGGTGGCGGATGGCCCCTTTATCGCGGTGAATTGTGCGGCAATACCAAAAGAGCTCATCGAAAGCGAGCTGTTCGGATATGCCGAAGGCGCTTTTACCGGCGCCCGGAAAGGCGGGTATATCGGTAAGTTCGAGCAGGCGACAGGCGGTACCATCCTGCTCGACGAAATCGGCGACATGCCTCTCGACCTTCAGGTTAAGCTCCTGCGGGTGCTCCAGGAAAAAGTGATCCAGCGCGTCGGCTCGGAGCATGTTATCCCCATATCGACACGGGTCATTTCGGCAACCAACAAGGATCTCCAGAAGGCAATCAGGGACGGCGATTTCCGTGAAGAGCTTTACTGGCGGCTCAATGTTATAACCATCGAAATCCCGCCTCTCCGCGACCGTAAAATCGATATTCCTGAATTCGTAAAGGTTTTTATCGAAAAATTTTCAAAATCCTCGGGAAAAACCATTACCGACATCGACCATGGAGCGCTCCAGAAACTCATGGACTATTCGTGGAGCGGCAACATCCGTGAGCTTGAGAATACCATCGAGCATGCGGTGCTCATGACACAGTCGACTATCATAACATGGGCCGACCTCCCCACCTCGCTCAGAGATCGCTACAACGATGAAAAAAGCGGCCCGGCAGCAGCCGAAAATATCGAGCAGGCACGGAAAGAACGTGACGAATCTTCGCGAAAGCTCTATCTCGAAGCGATTCTGCAGGCCAGTGGAGATGTTGAAAAAGCGGCGGAAAAAATCGGAATGAGCCGGGCAACGCTCTACAGGCGCATGAAAAAGTATGGCCTGACCGATGAGCTCTCAAAATTGAGACACAGTATCAATTATGATACACAATCATAA
- a CDS encoding UxaA family hydrolase: protein MLLTKGWLRPDGQKGIRNHVAVVYTVECAEHVARQIAAPWKDVQLFGYDGCHSNEFVKRVFGSLVAHPNLYGLVVVSLGCEMLRGEYFADIARAAGRKARFVSIQRDGGTSKSIQKGRSFVEELLSGRDETPRCDFFLSDIRIGTNCGGSDAMSGLASNPAVGTLYDMIVDAGGTCFFDEITEMIGCGNMAASRASDVVARKIGEAIDRAVRVANEAGMYGIVTGNAEGGLTTIEEKSLGAYMKSGHRTISDVVRVGERPKKPGLYLIDSIPDDLTRGVSPISDAEDMSNAAAAGCHLLLFTTGRGTPMGSALMPVIKLCGSPKTCRMMSENIDIDTSGVLSGDISIEDMGKRLLDEVTAVVRGKLTCAEKLGHTELHLHYMNQKHVPCAC from the coding sequence ATGCTTTTAACAAAGGGATGGTTGAGGCCAGACGGTCAGAAAGGCATACGGAACCATGTTGCCGTCGTCTATACTGTCGAGTGTGCGGAACACGTCGCACGTCAGATAGCAGCACCATGGAAGGATGTCCAGCTTTTCGGGTATGACGGTTGTCATTCGAACGAATTCGTCAAACGGGTATTCGGTTCGCTTGTCGCCCACCCCAATCTGTATGGTCTTGTCGTTGTCAGCCTCGGGTGCGAAATGCTCAGAGGCGAATATTTTGCCGATATTGCCCGAGCGGCAGGTCGCAAAGCCCGATTCGTCTCGATTCAGCGTGACGGCGGCACATCAAAATCGATTCAAAAGGGACGGTCATTCGTCGAAGAACTCCTCTCCGGACGCGACGAAACACCGCGCTGTGATTTTTTCCTTTCCGACATTCGGATCGGCACAAACTGCGGCGGCTCGGACGCCATGAGCGGGCTCGCATCGAATCCGGCGGTTGGTACACTTTACGATATGATTGTCGATGCGGGGGGAACGTGTTTTTTCGATGAAATCACCGAGATGATCGGCTGCGGAAATATGGCGGCATCACGGGCTTCCGATGTTGTCGCCCGAAAGATCGGGGAGGCAATCGACCGGGCTGTCCGTGTCGCCAACGAAGCGGGCATGTACGGAATCGTCACCGGAAATGCCGAGGGCGGTCTGACAACCATCGAAGAAAAATCTCTCGGCGCGTACATGAAAAGCGGCCACCGAACGATCAGCGATGTGGTGAGAGTCGGCGAACGCCCGAAAAAACCGGGACTCTATCTCATCGACTCCATACCCGATGATCTCACACGGGGAGTGTCGCCCATCAGCGACGCCGAAGACATGTCAAACGCCGCCGCCGCGGGTTGCCATCTCCTCCTGTTCACCACGGGAAGAGGCACTCCCATGGGAAGCGCCCTCATGCCGGTTATCAAGCTGTGCGGTTCCCCGAAAACATGCCGTATGATGAGTGAAAATATCGATATAGACACCTCGGGCGTACTTTCCGGGGACATCAGTATCGAAGACATGGGAAAACGGCTTCTTGACGAGGTCACAGCGGTTGTCCGGGGAAAACTGACATGCGCTGAAAAACTCGGCCATACTGAGCTTCATCTGCATTACATGAACCAGAAACATGTCCCGTGCGCCTGCTGA
- a CDS encoding UxaA family hydrolase: MHDENAHIALVLDSADNVATMLEDCIPGDVIRLKGNGKTLVTVDSIPAGHKIAVSPVPAGHGIIKYGQKIGISTGIIQPGEWVHLHNMKSAYDEDFKQRIEQ, from the coding sequence ATGCATGATGAAAACGCACATATCGCTCTTGTTCTCGATTCGGCGGATAATGTTGCAACCATGCTCGAGGATTGCATCCCGGGCGACGTAATAAGGCTGAAAGGTAACGGAAAAACCCTCGTAACCGTCGATTCCATTCCGGCAGGCCACAAAATTGCGGTCTCCCCTGTCCCGGCCGGTCACGGTATTATCAAATACGGTCAGAAAATCGGTATCAGCACCGGCATTATTCAACCCGGCGAATGGGTTCACCTGCACAACATGAAAAGCGCTTATGATGAGGATTTCAAACAAAGGATCGAACAGTGA
- a CDS encoding adenylosuccinate synthase, which yields MSVKIVVGSQWGDEAKAKIVDYIAADADYVVRFQGGANAGHTVIVNGNEFIFHLIPAGIMYPDKICVIGNGVVLDPTALLDEIEELKQRGIDVAGRLFISQKAHLVMPYHKLLDQAVEKYKGKNSIGTTGRGIGPAYRDKAARVGIRIVDLLNREVFVSKLESNILEANEILTKIYGYQPLDVNKVVDAFLEFDRKIDPYVTDISILLNEAVKKEKNIVFEGAQGALLDIDHGTYPFVTSSNTIAAAACIGTGIGPTHINEVIGVMKAYTTRVGNGPFPTEFDDEFARTIRDIGGEYGATTGRPRRCGWFDGVIGRYSALINGLSSLAITKLDVLDTLSEIKICTGYRYDGRTIINFPADVTILDAVKPVYETHKGWMEPTTHIRKYGDLPSRAQSYLERISEIVQTPIKYVSVGSDREQTITV from the coding sequence ATGTCGGTTAAAATTGTCGTCGGTTCCCAGTGGGGAGATGAAGCCAAGGCCAAAATTGTTGATTATATAGCTGCAGATGCGGATTATGTAGTTCGTTTTCAGGGAGGAGCAAACGCAGGACATACGGTGATTGTCAACGGGAACGAGTTTATTTTTCACCTTATCCCCGCCGGGATAATGTATCCTGATAAAATCTGCGTTATCGGGAATGGTGTCGTGCTCGATCCGACCGCTCTCCTCGATGAGATCGAGGAATTGAAACAGCGCGGCATCGATGTTGCGGGCAGGCTTTTCATCAGTCAGAAAGCCCACCTTGTCATGCCCTATCACAAGCTCCTCGATCAGGCGGTTGAAAAATACAAGGGGAAAAACTCCATCGGCACTACCGGAAGGGGTATCGGCCCTGCCTACCGTGACAAAGCCGCCCGTGTCGGTATCCGTATCGTCGACCTTCTCAACAGGGAAGTGTTTGTATCGAAACTCGAGAGCAATATTCTTGAAGCAAATGAAATTCTCACAAAAATCTACGGATATCAACCGCTCGATGTAAATAAAGTCGTCGATGCATTTCTGGAATTCGACCGTAAAATCGATCCCTATGTTACCGACATTTCGATACTGCTCAACGAAGCGGTCAAAAAAGAGAAAAATATCGTATTCGAGGGCGCCCAGGGAGCACTGCTCGATATCGACCACGGGACATATCCCTTCGTAACGTCTTCAAACACCATCGCCGCCGCTGCCTGTATCGGGACGGGGATCGGTCCGACCCATATCAACGAGGTTATCGGCGTCATGAAGGCATATACGACCCGCGTTGGAAACGGTCCTTTCCCGACCGAATTCGATGACGAGTTCGCGCGAACGATCCGAGACATCGGCGGCGAATACGGCGCAACAACCGGTAGGCCCCGCCGCTGCGGGTGGTTCGATGGTGTTATCGGGAGATATTCCGCGCTCATCAACGGGCTGAGTTCGCTTGCTATCACCAAGCTCGATGTGCTCGATACGCTTTCCGAAATCAAAATCTGCACCGGATACCGTTATGATGGCAGGACAATCATAAATTTCCCCGCCGATGTCACCATCCTCGATGCGGTCAAACCCGTCTACGAAACCCATAAAGGATGGATGGAACCGACAACTCATATCAGAAAATACGGCGATCTGCCGTCACGGGCACAATCATATCTCGAACGTATCAGCGAAATAGTCCAGACTCCGATCAAGTATGTATCTGTCGGTTCGGATCGTGAACAGACCATAACGGTATAG
- the pyrF gene encoding orotidine-5'-phosphate decarboxylase, which produces MTCIEKLTACSEKADSLVCVGLDTDPAKIPGHLAGEEGILRFNRAIIEATADLVCAYKPNSAFYEALGSLGMEILEKTCKAVPDGVPVILDFKRGDIGSTAERYASAAYDFYGVDAVTVNPYIGFDAVKPFMREGKCVFVLCLTSNPSAVDFQLLETEEGPLYERVARAAASWSHFGETGLVMGATRPEVIQRVRDIAGDMPLLVPGIGAQGGDTEAVVEYCGGIPGRTIINSARSILYASQGLDFAEAARKSLLSLRDEINRYRRKTG; this is translated from the coding sequence ATGACGTGTATCGAAAAACTGACAGCATGTTCCGAAAAGGCCGACAGCCTCGTATGTGTGGGTCTCGATACCGATCCGGCAAAGATACCGGGACATCTGGCCGGCGAAGAGGGCATTCTTCGTTTCAACCGGGCGATAATCGAAGCCACAGCCGACCTTGTCTGCGCCTACAAACCAAACTCGGCATTTTATGAAGCTCTCGGCAGCCTGGGAATGGAAATTCTCGAAAAAACATGCAAGGCTGTTCCTGATGGGGTCCCGGTTATCCTCGATTTCAAGCGCGGCGACATAGGAAGTACCGCCGAGCGGTATGCTTCGGCGGCCTATGACTTTTACGGCGTCGATGCCGTAACGGTCAATCCGTACATAGGATTCGATGCGGTAAAGCCGTTCATGCGCGAGGGGAAGTGTGTGTTCGTGCTCTGTTTGACATCGAATCCTTCCGCAGTGGATTTCCAGCTGCTTGAAACCGAGGAAGGACCGCTCTATGAACGGGTGGCGCGTGCCGCCGCCTCATGGTCGCACTTTGGCGAAACAGGGCTCGTCATGGGAGCCACACGGCCCGAGGTTATCCAGAGAGTCCGTGATATCGCGGGCGATATGCCGCTTCTTGTACCGGGAATAGGGGCGCAGGGGGGCGATACGGAAGCAGTGGTCGAATACTGCGGCGGAATTCCGGGGCGCACCATTATCAACAGCGCACGGTCAATTCTGTATGCGTCTCAGGGGCTCGATTTTGCCGAAGCCGCACGGAAAAGCCTTTTATCCCTCAGGGATGAAATCAACCGATACAGGAGAAAAACCGGGTGA
- a CDS encoding MBL fold metallo-hydrolase has protein sequence MKICLLGSGSKGNCIYVESRGSAVLIDQGFSHSQIVMRLESRGLDTSKIKAILLTHEHEDHIRGVGITARKLGIPVYGTQGTLDAKRKIFNSDEELIPIEGGVSFTIGSLEILPFSVSHDAADPVQFCVFAGGKKASIATDLGFVSTLVEERLRNSDLVVIEANHDIQMLQNGSYTWQLKQRIMSKMGHLSNRNAAELLFNLLLNGSPKAVLAHLSEENNRPELAEKEVRDLFEQFGKQIQFLEIAPQHEATRILEI, from the coding sequence GTGAAAATCTGCCTTCTGGGGAGCGGCTCGAAGGGTAACTGCATATATGTGGAAAGCCGTGGCAGCGCCGTTCTCATCGATCAGGGTTTTTCGCACAGCCAGATTGTCATGCGCCTCGAATCGCGAGGCCTCGATACATCTAAAATCAAAGCTATCCTCCTGACACACGAGCATGAAGATCATATCAGGGGTGTTGGAATCACCGCCCGTAAGCTCGGTATCCCCGTATACGGAACACAGGGAACGCTCGATGCGAAAAGAAAGATATTCAATTCCGATGAAGAGCTGATACCGATCGAAGGTGGGGTATCCTTTACAATCGGTTCCCTTGAAATTCTCCCGTTCAGCGTTTCACATGATGCCGCCGATCCCGTGCAGTTCTGTGTTTTTGCGGGCGGGAAAAAAGCGTCTATCGCAACCGATCTGGGATTTGTTTCGACTCTTGTCGAGGAGCGGCTCCGGAATTCCGATCTCGTTGTTATCGAGGCCAATCATGACATTCAGATGCTTCAGAACGGCTCCTATACCTGGCAGTTGAAACAGCGCATCATGAGTAAAATGGGCCACCTCTCCAACCGTAACGCCGCGGAACTTCTCTTCAATCTCTTACTCAACGGCAGCCCGAAAGCTGTGCTCGCGCATCTCTCCGAAGAAAACAACCGGCCCGAACTGGCCGAAAAGGAGGTTCGCGATCTGTTTGAACAGTTTGGTAAACAGATTCAATTTCTCGAAATAGCTCCCCAGCACGAAGCAACCAGAATTCTGGAAATATGA
- a CDS encoding cohesin domain-containing protein, with amino-acid sequence MSDDRRTPGTFIVFLPVLTLLCLFISGCLSVQDDTEKPSNPRITLNNNESQTYEQTVSLNLFCDDNDLVEEMMISNSPDFEGAEWVPYEKTMTWALTDGFGSKTVYVRFRDTAMNVSDIASMTIAFKPEPSTLPADPVVLINSGNAYTKTLSVRLDLSCVDDKGITAMRISDHPDFSGASWESYDTSKTWTLPDGAGMKTVYVQFIDGDGNMSDPVSAAIEYYENAILNISPANAFVNIGGTIDIDIFVRGAVQIISTYMTLSFDPARVEVTKITTSGSGFLLTEAGANVITAENVYNNNTGKIIFGVLGQKSGFTGATGDGTIARITFKGKEAGESHIQFVSSTDNDFLLYGYAANDNGFEKCAATRFDGVITVK; translated from the coding sequence ATGTCAGATGACAGAAGAACACCGGGAACGTTTATAGTGTTTTTGCCGGTTTTAACCCTCCTGTGTCTCTTTATATCCGGGTGTTTGTCTGTCCAGGATGATACCGAAAAACCCTCGAATCCACGCATAACTTTAAACAATAACGAATCTCAGACCTACGAACAGACCGTCAGCCTCAATCTCTTCTGCGATGACAATGACCTCGTCGAGGAGATGATGATATCGAACAGCCCTGATTTTGAGGGCGCCGAATGGGTGCCTTACGAAAAGACCATGACCTGGGCACTGACAGACGGATTCGGCAGCAAGACAGTCTATGTCAGATTCCGTGACACCGCCATGAACGTTTCCGACATCGCGAGCATGACAATTGCGTTTAAACCGGAACCCTCGACGCTGCCGGCTGACCCGGTCGTACTGATCAACAGCGGTAACGCGTATACGAAAACACTCTCGGTCCGTCTCGATCTCTCGTGCGTTGACGATAAAGGTATCACGGCGATGAGAATATCGGATCATCCCGATTTTTCGGGAGCATCATGGGAATCGTATGACACATCGAAAACATGGACGCTTCCCGACGGCGCCGGGATGAAAACGGTATATGTTCAATTCATCGATGGCGACGGCAACATGTCGGATCCCGTTTCCGCTGCGATTGAATACTATGAGAATGCGATACTCAATATCTCTCCCGCAAACGCGTTTGTGAATATTGGCGGAACAATCGATATCGATATTTTCGTGAGAGGGGCTGTACAGATTATATCGACATATATGACGTTGTCTTTCGATCCCGCGCGAGTTGAGGTAACAAAGATCACTACAAGCGGGAGCGGATTCCTGCTGACTGAAGCCGGAGCCAATGTGATAACCGCTGAAAATGTATATAACAACAACACGGGAAAGATTATTTTTGGCGTTCTTGGCCAGAAATCGGGTTTCACCGGAGCGACGGGAGACGGCACCATCGCCCGTATTACATTCAAAGGCAAAGAGGCGGGTGAATCACATATACAGTTCGTTTCATCAACGGATAATGATTTTCTTCTCTATGGTTACGCCGCAAACGACAACGGTTTCGAGAAGTGTGCTGCCACGAGGTTTGATGGAGTAATTACGGTCAAATAG
- a CDS encoding tetratricopeptide repeat protein translates to MAEETVVPVDCYNESSGFILEGRYDEAEHAVDRFIGENPDEPAGPLLKAAVLHYRCIDYDDFSRDEEYRKLLDTAVKLAEAKIKRNGHDLWARYFYNSARSLDAVWSVTNGSFIAGVTRGMSGARGMSEIISDDKEFYDAYLMVGAYRFWKSVSTEKIDWLPFIRDKRDRGLAEVNFAIARGTLNGALSNTVLIEMLLAHDPDDAVALCETMVDRYPACRLFAWQLGEAYKRAGRYEDAVRVLTGLAATMERDPADDGSGPLRCWWKLAVLAQSMKKNSDCGDYCNRIVTLGQKKTVYDRQRKRIEGARKMLGELADE, encoded by the coding sequence ATGGCTGAAGAAACGGTTGTTCCGGTCGATTGCTACAACGAGTCTTCCGGATTTATTCTTGAGGGCCGTTACGATGAGGCAGAACATGCCGTCGATCGTTTTATCGGAGAAAATCCCGACGAACCGGCGGGACCGCTTCTGAAAGCTGCGGTTCTCCACTATCGCTGCATCGATTATGACGATTTTTCGCGCGATGAAGAATACAGGAAACTTCTCGATACCGCCGTAAAACTGGCAGAAGCAAAAATCAAGCGGAACGGACATGATTTATGGGCCCGGTATTTTTATAATTCCGCCCGGAGTCTCGATGCGGTGTGGTCGGTCACAAACGGGAGCTTCATCGCCGGCGTCACACGCGGCATGTCCGGAGCGCGGGGCATGTCGGAGATTATATCGGACGACAAGGAATTTTATGACGCTTATCTGATGGTGGGCGCATACCGTTTCTGGAAAAGCGTGTCAACCGAAAAGATTGACTGGCTGCCGTTTATCCGCGATAAACGGGACAGGGGACTTGCCGAGGTCAATTTTGCCATAGCCCGCGGTACATTGAACGGGGCATTATCCAACACTGTGCTCATTGAAATGCTTCTGGCGCATGATCCGGATGATGCGGTCGCCCTCTGTGAAACCATGGTTGACCGTTACCCGGCGTGCAGGCTTTTTGCCTGGCAGCTCGGCGAGGCATACAAACGGGCCGGACGATACGAGGATGCCGTGCGGGTACTGACCGGTCTTGCGGCGACGATGGAACGCGATCCGGCCGATGACGGTTCCGGGCCGCTCAGGTGCTGGTGGAAGCTTGCCGTACTGGCACAATCGATGAAAAAGAACAGTGATTGCGGGGATTACTGTAACAGGATCGTCACGCTCGGGCAGAAAAAGACCGTGTATGACCGCCAGCGAAAACGGATAGAAGGCGCCCGGAAGATGCTTGGAGAACTTGCCGATGAATAA
- a CDS encoding sigma-54 dependent transcriptional regulator, giving the protein MNKQKQRILVVDNDKAICWVLEKAFEEEGYTVDVAMDGKSALEMIDSIRYSLVIMDVMMPVMDGISALKKIRQLPDRPETIIITAHSSMENTVEAMKLGAFDFIVKPFDIDELIALASRAVAQYDTRMEASLQKTAKETERIVGDSPIMRELYKLLGRVASTDSSVLITGETGTGKDLFARAIHFHSTRREKPFITVNCASIPGELLESELFGHVRGAFTGATDERKGKCELADGGTLFLDEIGAMRLDLQAKLLTFLQRSEFERVGSSHTIHVNVRVIAATNADLKEMTARGKFREDLYYRLMVVPLHIPSLRERSVDIPALAAYFVNRYNTKYGLGFTLSDEFLKALLDREWPGNVRELENYIHRMVVLQPGSFGVGDDRPLAVPERPERESIDYVVSSLVKNCETNLLESAHERIEKPLLEKLMSVVGENQSEAAKILGISRNTLRKLLTKYSMLS; this is encoded by the coding sequence ATGAATAAGCAGAAACAACGTATTCTCGTTGTTGATAACGATAAAGCGATCTGCTGGGTGCTTGAGAAAGCATTCGAGGAGGAGGGATATACCGTCGATGTTGCGATGGACGGGAAAAGCGCTCTTGAAATGATCGATTCCATACGGTATTCTCTCGTAATCATGGATGTCATGATGCCCGTTATGGATGGTATTTCGGCGCTGAAAAAGATTCGTCAGCTCCCGGATCGCCCTGAGACCATAATCATTACCGCCCATTCGAGCATGGAGAATACCGTGGAGGCGATGAAGCTCGGAGCGTTCGATTTTATCGTCAAACCCTTCGATATAGACGAGCTTATAGCGCTTGCCAGCCGGGCGGTCGCACAATATGATACCCGTATGGAAGCCTCCCTGCAGAAAACGGCGAAGGAAACTGAGCGGATTGTCGGCGATTCACCCATCATGAGGGAACTCTACAAGCTGCTCGGACGGGTCGCTTCAACCGATTCCTCGGTTCTGATAACGGGTGAAACGGGGACGGGGAAGGATTTGTTCGCCCGCGCGATACATTTCCATTCGACGCGCCGCGAAAAACCGTTTATAACGGTGAACTGCGCATCCATTCCGGGAGAGCTGCTCGAAAGCGAGCTGTTCGGTCATGTCAGGGGCGCATTCACCGGCGCGACCGACGAGCGGAAAGGGAAATGCGAGCTTGCGGACGGCGGGACGCTGTTCCTCGATGAGATCGGCGCCATGCGGCTCGACCTTCAGGCAAAGCTTCTGACCTTCCTTCAGCGCAGCGAGTTCGAACGTGTCGGATCGTCGCACACCATCCATGTCAATGTCCGTGTCATCGCCGCCACGAATGCCGACCTGAAGGAGATGACCGCGCGCGGGAAGTTCAGGGAAGACCTCTATTACCGTCTCATGGTCGTTCCTCTTCACATACCGTCCCTGCGGGAACGGTCTGTCGATATTCCTGCGCTTGCCGCATATTTTGTCAACCGGTACAATACGAAGTACGGTCTCGGTTTTACCCTGTCAGATGAATTCCTCAAAGCGCTCCTCGACCGTGAATGGCCCGGGAATGTCCGGGAGCTTGAAAACTATATCCACAGGATGGTTGTATTGCAGCCCGGAAGTTTCGGAGTCGGGGATGACCGTCCGCTGGCTGTTCCCGAGCGGCCCGAACGTGAGAGCATAGATTATGTCGTTTCGAGCCTCGTAAAAAACTGCGAAACAAACCTTCTTGAGTCAGCCCATGAGCGGATAGAAAAACCGCTGCTGGAAAAACTCATGTCCGTCGTCGGTGAAAACCAGAGCGAAGCGGCCAAAATACTCGGAATCTCAAGAAATACGCTCAGAAAACTCCTGACAAAGTATTCGATGCTTTCCTGA